Proteins from a genomic interval of Treponema brennaborense DSM 12168:
- a CDS encoding SH3 domain-containing protein: protein MKRNLFFVIFIFIQVLCFGYDIKTIDGSCWAAEDIYKYLMENKHKQLGRYAWSLRFDISNGIFQNIETRAWKIDEYLIKSNNTIEITISVEGKETGWYRVIDCIFLDEDTMYLMGDLDGTGIVYGKENLYYRLSGPAKIPQNYALLNDTRVRLRTKPNLQSDTWGFLNTGDKVRIKDKTADKQKIANMNDYWYKVETDGYPDGWIYGAFLDIKYDAVEQAIDGLTIESEMQKVEISKIKLLYNKNYEKEINDDFQEIRTITSDYFSEIMKEKEIEEKIIYENEANLLAIINKEMGNVSIYNLSFSGIFIQKIKNKYDIIYDIYFYQQNALLTRGLQRKTEDGVISDFKGNLFYHEKNKIEVVGNEFLLPEIRIGMDKQDIFNVLGKADKVNSDIVSYTVKDGLFTFVCNFTFEDNKLMKIICTFTSR, encoded by the coding sequence ATGAAACGTAATCTTTTTTTTGTGATATTTATTTTTATTCAAGTGTTATGTTTTGGTTATGATATTAAAACGATTGATGGGAGTTGTTGGGCTGCTGAGGATATATATAAATATCTTATGGAAAACAAACACAAACAACTAGGTAGATATGCCTGGAGCCTAAGATTTGATATTTCAAATGGAATTTTTCAAAATATAGAGACTAGAGCCTGGAAAATTGACGAATATTTGATAAAATCAAATAACACAATTGAAATAACAATCTCAGTTGAAGGGAAAGAAACAGGTTGGTATAGGGTAATAGATTGTATATTCCTTGATGAAGATACTATGTATTTAATGGGTGATTTAGATGGTACAGGTATTGTATATGGTAAGGAAAATCTCTATTATCGCCTCTCAGGCCCCGCAAAAATACCACAAAATTATGCTCTCCTTAACGATACACGAGTACGACTTAGAACTAAGCCAAATTTACAAAGTGATACATGGGGATTTCTTAATACTGGTGATAAAGTGAGAATAAAAGACAAAACTGCTGACAAACAAAAAATAGCCAACATGAACGACTATTGGTATAAAGTTGAAACGGACGGTTATCCTGACGGCTGGATTTATGGAGCCTTTTTGGATATAAAATATGATGCAGTTGAACAAGCCATAGATGGTCTAACAATCGAAAGTGAAATGCAAAAAGTAGAAATATCAAAAATAAAACTATTGTATAACAAAAATTATGAAAAAGAAATAAATGATGATTTTCAGGAAATTCGTACAATAACATCTGATTATTTTAGTGAAATAATGAAAGAAAAAGAAATAGAAGAAAAGATCATTTATGAGAATGAAGCAAATCTATTAGCAATAATAAACAAAGAAATGGGAAATGTTTCTATATATAATTTATCGTTTAGTGGAATCTTTATTCAAAAAATAAAAAACAAATATGATATTATTTATGATATTTATTTTTATCAGCAGAATGCATTATTAACACGGGGACTGCAAAGAAAAACGGAGGACGGTGTAATTTCTGATTTTAAAGGTAATCTATTTTACCATGAAAAAAATAAAATCGAGGTTGTTGGAAATGAGTTTTTGCTACCAGAAATAAGAATTGGAATGGATAAACAAGATATATTTAATGTATTAGGTAAAGCAGATAAAGTAAATTCTGATATTGTTTCTTATACAGTAAAAGATGGGTTATTTACATTTGTATGTAACTTTACTTTTGAAGATAATAAATTAATGAAAATTATATGTACTTTTACATCTAGATAA
- a CDS encoding NADase-type glycan-binding domain-containing protein, which produces MKKRILLSFMLLLISFFIVSEELQTFTSKTFRVFNIENGHRIEWYYGGTHSVVISKNNIDTLQNGWQQCNVVLPLFIKYDDSSVIDKPYTIQGGNYFCLFDSSIDVSTAKFSKIPGESFLSQIRNTIEVVKTYSYEELIKEVSKPTDAVGAQLFLENFDIKNIKASSYLIEKTKSGLIEYKPEILNCLFIDGAHPTWIRHNPWVAGKVNNSSGIGEYLTIEFTEPKDNLVVLNGYVDLFKRYLYKANNRVKTAVITSLDENNPFEFEYTFEDYVHFAEINFPSAVDRVKFTIKEVYKGEKWDDTCITAVITKYENE; this is translated from the coding sequence ATGAAGAAAAGAATTTTACTTTCTTTTATGTTATTATTAATTTCATTTTTTATAGTTTCAGAAGAATTACAAACTTTTACCAGTAAAACATTTAGAGTGTTTAACATAGAAAATGGACATCGAATTGAATGGTATTATGGTGGTACCCATTCTGTTGTCATATCAAAAAATAATATTGATACACTTCAAAACGGTTGGCAACAGTGTAATGTAGTTTTGCCTTTGTTTATTAAATATGACGACAGTTCTGTTATTGATAAACCTTATACTATACAAGGTGGTAATTATTTTTGTTTGTTTGATTCTTCTATAGATGTGTCTACTGCAAAGTTTTCTAAAATTCCAGGGGAAAGTTTTTTGTCTCAAATACGAAATACAATTGAGGTTGTTAAAACCTATTCATATGAAGAATTAATAAAAGAGGTTTCAAAACCTACTGATGCAGTAGGTGCTCAATTGTTTTTAGAAAATTTTGATATTAAAAATATTAAGGCATCGTCATATTTAATAGAAAAAACAAAATCAGGATTAATAGAGTATAAACCAGAAATACTAAATTGTTTATTTATTGATGGAGCACATCCTACTTGGATTAGGCATAATCCATGGGTAGCCGGTAAAGTAAATAATTCTTCAGGAATCGGTGAATACTTAACAATAGAATTTACAGAACCAAAAGATAATCTAGTAGTATTAAATGGGTATGTAGATTTATTTAAAAGATATTTATATAAAGCAAACAACAGAGTAAAAACAGCAGTAATAACATCATTAGATGAAAATAATCCTTTTGAATTTGAATATACCTTTGAAGATTATGTACACTTTGCAGAAATCAATTTTCCAAGTGCAGTAGATAGAGTCAAATTTACAATAAAAGAAGTATATAAAGGTGAAAAATGGGATGACACCTGTATAACAGCAGTCATTACTAAATATGAGAATGAGTAG
- a CDS encoding phenylacetate--CoA ligase family protein, whose product MNREIPFWDKKNETMSREDLRALQLERLRVQVDHALRTSFYKDRLRAAGVTGAQSIKSLDDLRRLPFTTKTDLREAYPFGMLAVPKDELVRIHASSGTTGTPTVIYLTQRDLDMASDTMARSLAAAGCTKSDTCQNMMTYGLFTGGLGFHYGAERLGMTMIPTGSGNTLRQIKFMKDFGTTVTHATPSYLLHLHAAIEESGFARSDFAWRLAVTGAEPHSEELRCKIQDKLGIEVYNCYGMSELNGPGTAFECVFRQGMHVWEDRYIMEIIDPDTLEPVPDGEIGELVMTILHRDAMPLLRYRTRDLTRVVTEPCPCGRTHRRIARFTGRTDDMLIINGVNVFPSQIEEVLLKMHGVGANYLIIVEKHGVLDRLIVQTEVTPEMFADDARVLNALRDKIKAELSALITINPAVELKEPGSMPVAEGKAKRVEDRRKNECR is encoded by the coding sequence ATGAATCGGGAAATACCTTTTTGGGATAAAAAAAACGAAACGATGAGCCGTGAAGATTTGCGCGCGTTGCAGCTGGAGCGGCTTCGCGTGCAGGTTGATCACGCGCTGCGTACGTCGTTCTATAAAGATCGCTTACGCGCGGCCGGCGTTACGGGAGCGCAGTCGATTAAATCGCTCGACGATTTGCGGCGGCTTCCGTTCACCACCAAGACGGATTTGCGGGAAGCGTATCCGTTCGGTATGCTCGCCGTTCCCAAAGACGAGCTCGTCCGCATTCACGCGTCGAGCGGTACGACCGGCACGCCGACCGTCATTTATTTGACTCAGCGCGACCTTGATATGGCGTCCGACACGATGGCGCGCTCTCTTGCCGCCGCAGGCTGCACGAAGAGCGACACGTGCCAGAATATGATGACGTACGGGCTTTTTACCGGCGGACTCGGGTTTCATTACGGGGCGGAACGGCTCGGTATGACGATGATTCCCACCGGTTCGGGCAACACGCTGCGCCAGATAAAGTTCATGAAAGATTTCGGAACGACCGTTACGCACGCGACGCCCAGTTATCTGCTGCATCTGCACGCCGCGATAGAAGAATCCGGCTTCGCGCGCAGCGATTTTGCCTGGCGCCTGGCTGTTACCGGAGCGGAACCGCATTCGGAGGAGCTGCGCTGCAAGATTCAGGATAAACTCGGCATTGAAGTTTACAACTGTTACGGTATGAGCGAGCTGAACGGGCCGGGTACCGCGTTTGAATGCGTTTTCCGGCAAGGTATGCACGTGTGGGAAGACCGCTATATAATGGAAATAATCGATCCCGATACGCTTGAGCCCGTTCCCGACGGAGAAATCGGCGAACTGGTGATGACGATCCTGCACCGCGACGCGATGCCGCTTTTACGGTACCGCACGCGCGATTTGACGCGCGTCGTTACCGAACCGTGTCCGTGCGGCCGCACGCACCGGCGCATCGCCCGTTTTACGGGGCGTACCGACGATATGCTTATTATCAACGGCGTCAACGTGTTTCCCAGTCAGATTGAAGAGGTGCTGCTGAAAATGCACGGCGTCGGCGCCAATTATCTTATAATAGTAGAAAAACACGGCGTGCTCGACCGGCTCATCGTTCAGACGGAAGTTACGCCCGAAATGTTTGCCGACGACGCGCGCGTGCTGAACGCGCTCCGCGATAAAATCAAGGCGGAACTTTCCGCGCTTATCACGATCAATCCCGCGGTCGAGCTGAAAGAACCCGGTTCCATGCCCGTTGCCGAAGGAAAGGCGAAGCGTGTGGAAGACCGTCGCAAAAACGAATGTAGATAA
- a CDS encoding indolepyruvate oxidoreductase subunit beta: MKYDILLAGVGGQGVLSIAAVIATAAMNEGLYVRQSEVHGMSQRGGGVQAHLRISDAPIAGDLIPCGCADMILSMEPVESLRYLSWLAPDGALITAAEAFVNIPNYPELESVYEAIRAIPGSRIVESAELAKQAGNIKAENMVLVGAALGHIPISIETVEKAVSERFGRKDPQLACINITALRSAYTE; encoded by the coding sequence ATGAAATACGATATATTGCTTGCCGGGGTCGGCGGTCAGGGTGTTTTATCGATTGCAGCCGTTATTGCAACGGCGGCGATGAACGAAGGGCTTTACGTGCGCCAGTCCGAAGTACACGGAATGAGTCAGCGCGGCGGCGGCGTACAGGCGCATCTGCGCATATCCGACGCCCCGATCGCGGGGGATTTGATTCCCTGCGGGTGTGCGGATATGATTCTGTCGATGGAACCGGTTGAAAGTTTACGGTATTTGTCGTGGCTTGCTCCCGACGGCGCGCTGATTACCGCGGCGGAAGCGTTCGTCAATATTCCCAATTATCCCGAATTGGAATCGGTGTACGAAGCGATCCGCGCGATTCCGGGCAGCCGCATCGTTGAATCCGCGGAACTTGCCAAACAAGCGGGAAATATCAAAGCCGAAAACATGGTGCTCGTGGGCGCGGCGCTCGGTCATATTCCCATTTCCATCGAAACGGTGGAAAAAGCCGTGTCCGAACGCTTCGGCCGTAAAGATCCGCAGCTTGCCTGCATCAATATCACCGCACTGCGTTCGGCGTATACGGAATAG
- a CDS encoding indolepyruvate ferredoxin oxidoreductase subunit alpha codes for MNDVVLLGDEALAQGALDAGLSAAFGYPGTPSTEILEYLIEKTKRSADGAAAQWCANEKTAYESALGASFAGKRTMVTMKHVGLNVAADPFMNSSLVGIKGGLIVVVADDPGMHSSQGEQDTRYYADFAMVPCFEPTTQQEAYEMVSDAFALSESKRVPVVMRMVTRLAHSRAVVHPAEKPAERNGLSKADRMDWMLLPALARKNYEKMLDKQTELLQWAEASRWNTLKLNPARTDLAIVTCSLGRNYYLENLADYEAYCRAQFPGKGVPSVLHVGALPLPVESFQKLAQTASTILVIEEGMPFIEKKLKGLLPGAVNVVGKLSGRLPRSGELNPDVVRAALGLPANKTALDAVRAAGSAAEFIDKLPGRPPQLCSGCPHADSYTSLNAAVRSLTEKSGKDNVVVAADIGCYALGAVPPFNAVETVVCMGASVGMARGAAVAGVRYAFGVIGDSTFLHSGITNLIDCVASKTPVTILLLDNSIVAMTGCQPTILPSSKLEGLIKGIGVEPEHIRVLAANPANREENAHIIEEEAEYRGVSVVIMVRECLEAFRLRTKAEKAAKAEKAAKAAKAAAPCQK; via the coding sequence ATGAACGATGTCGTGTTATTGGGTGATGAAGCCCTCGCGCAAGGTGCGCTTGATGCCGGACTGTCCGCTGCGTTCGGCTATCCGGGAACTCCCTCTACGGAAATTCTTGAATATTTAATAGAAAAAACGAAACGGTCTGCGGACGGTGCGGCCGCGCAGTGGTGTGCGAATGAAAAAACCGCTTACGAGTCCGCGCTGGGCGCCTCTTTTGCCGGTAAACGGACGATGGTTACGATGAAGCACGTCGGTTTGAACGTTGCCGCCGATCCGTTCATGAACTCGTCGCTCGTCGGTATTAAAGGCGGCTTGATCGTCGTCGTTGCCGACGATCCGGGAATGCATTCGAGTCAGGGCGAACAGGATACCCGTTATTACGCGGATTTCGCGATGGTTCCCTGCTTCGAGCCGACCACGCAGCAGGAAGCGTATGAAATGGTGAGCGACGCGTTCGCGCTTTCCGAATCAAAACGCGTACCGGTCGTTATGCGTATGGTAACGCGTCTTGCGCACAGCCGCGCAGTCGTTCATCCGGCGGAAAAACCGGCGGAGCGGAACGGGCTTTCTAAAGCGGACCGCATGGACTGGATGCTGCTTCCCGCGCTCGCCCGTAAAAATTATGAAAAAATGCTCGACAAACAGACGGAACTTTTGCAGTGGGCGGAGGCTTCCCGTTGGAACACGCTGAAGCTGAATCCGGCGCGTACCGATTTGGCGATCGTTACATGCAGTTTGGGCCGCAATTATTATCTTGAAAATCTTGCCGATTACGAAGCGTATTGCCGAGCGCAGTTTCCCGGAAAAGGGGTTCCGTCCGTTCTGCACGTCGGCGCGCTGCCGCTTCCCGTCGAATCGTTTCAAAAATTGGCGCAAACCGCTTCGACGATTCTGGTCATAGAAGAAGGTATGCCTTTTATAGAAAAAAAACTGAAAGGGCTTCTGCCGGGAGCGGTGAACGTCGTCGGCAAATTGTCCGGACGGCTGCCCCGTTCCGGTGAATTGAATCCCGACGTCGTGCGCGCCGCGCTCGGTCTGCCGGCAAATAAAACCGCGCTCGACGCCGTTCGTGCGGCGGGATCCGCCGCGGAGTTTATCGATAAACTGCCCGGCCGTCCGCCGCAGTTGTGCAGCGGCTGCCCGCACGCAGATTCGTACACGTCGCTGAACGCGGCGGTTCGCTCCCTTACGGAAAAGTCCGGTAAGGACAACGTGGTCGTTGCCGCCGATATCGGCTGCTACGCGCTGGGTGCGGTTCCGCCGTTTAACGCGGTTGAAACCGTCGTGTGTATGGGGGCTTCCGTCGGCATGGCGCGCGGCGCTGCCGTTGCGGGCGTCCGATACGCGTTCGGCGTTATCGGCGATTCGACTTTTCTGCATTCGGGAATTACGAACCTGATAGACTGCGTTGCCTCGAAGACGCCGGTTACGATTTTGCTGCTCGACAATTCAATCGTAGCCATGACCGGCTGTCAGCCGACGATTCTGCCGTCAAGCAAGCTTGAAGGGCTGATTAAGGGAATCGGCGTGGAACCGGAGCATATCCGCGTTCTGGCGGCGAATCCGGCGAATCGCGAAGAAAACGCACATATTATAGAAGAAGAAGCCGAATATCGCGGCGTTTCCGTCGTCATTATGGTGCGCGAATGTCTTGAGGCGTTCCGTTTGAGAACGAAAGCTGAAAAAGCCGCAAAAGCTGAAAAAGCCGCAAAAGCTGCAAAAGCCGCCGCGCCGTGCCAAAAATAA
- a CDS encoding type III PLP-dependent enzyme — protein MIKKDEYISEAEWQRFLAFSQELETPCIVVNLRTIKKNYIKLQNSFPFAAIYYAVKANPANEVISLVNQLGGNFDIASRYELDQVLALGISPDRISYGNTIKKAKDIAYFYEKGVRMFATDSKEDLKNIAKYAPGSRIYVRILVENSATADWPLSRKFGCHPDMAYDLLVQSRDSGLTPYGISFHVGSQQRDIGQWNDAIAKTKYLFTALEEEENIRLSMINMGGGFPASYVQPTNDLSEYASEITRYLHDDFGDNVPQIILEPGRSLVGDSGILVSEVVLISRKNNTALYRWVYLDTGKFNGLIETLGESIKYPVLTEKDDPSAKEGEVILAGPTCDSMDIIYEDFKYKLPLDLKIGDRVYVLSAGAYTASYASVCFNGFPPLKTYFMD, from the coding sequence ATGATCAAAAAAGACGAGTATATTTCCGAAGCAGAGTGGCAGCGGTTTCTTGCTTTTTCGCAGGAGCTTGAAACCCCGTGTATCGTTGTAAACCTGCGTACCATTAAAAAAAATTATATCAAACTGCAAAATTCGTTTCCGTTCGCGGCAATTTATTACGCGGTTAAAGCCAATCCCGCGAACGAAGTCATTTCGCTCGTCAATCAGCTCGGCGGTAATTTCGACATCGCCTCGCGGTACGAACTGGATCAGGTTCTGGCGCTCGGTATATCTCCCGATCGGATTTCGTACGGCAACACGATAAAAAAAGCCAAAGACATCGCCTATTTTTACGAAAAGGGCGTGCGGATGTTCGCGACGGACAGCAAGGAAGATCTCAAGAACATTGCAAAATACGCTCCCGGCTCACGCATTTACGTGCGGATTCTGGTTGAAAACTCGGCCACGGCGGATTGGCCGCTTTCCCGAAAATTCGGCTGCCATCCCGATATGGCGTACGACCTGCTCGTTCAATCGCGCGACTCGGGACTGACGCCGTACGGCATTTCGTTCCACGTCGGCAGTCAGCAGCGGGATATCGGTCAATGGAACGACGCGATCGCAAAAACGAAATATCTGTTTACGGCGCTTGAAGAAGAAGAAAACATCAGACTGTCCATGATAAACATGGGCGGCGGGTTTCCCGCGTCGTACGTTCAGCCCACGAACGATTTGAGCGAATACGCTTCGGAAATCACGCGGTATCTGCACGACGACTTCGGAGACAACGTTCCGCAGATCATTCTGGAACCGGGTCGCTCGCTCGTCGGAGACAGCGGCATTCTCGTCTCGGAAGTCGTACTCATTTCGCGAAAAAACAACACGGCGCTCTACCGGTGGGTATATCTGGATACCGGAAAATTCAACGGGCTGATAGAAACGCTCGGTGAATCGATCAAATATCCGGTGCTGACCGAAAAAGACGATCCGTCGGCAAAAGAAGGCGAAGTCATTCTGGCCGGTCCCACGTGCGACAGCATGGACATCATATACGAAGATTTCAAATACAAACTGCCGCTCGATCTGAAAATCGGCGACCGCGTATACGTACTTTCCGCGGGTGCGTACACGGCCAGCTACGCTTCCGTCTGTTTTAACGGCTTTCCGCCGCTTAAAACGTATTTTATGGATTGA
- a CDS encoding purine-nucleoside phosphorylase gives MATPHNSAEKGQIAATVLLPGDPLRAQYIAEHVFDTAERVTAVRNMLGFTGTWHGNPVTVMGSGMGGPSAGIYSYELFCTYGVQRIIRIGTAGGLQKELQPGDLVLAMTASTDSNFAYQYRLPGTYSPCADFGLLQRAAASARAHNYRFAAGGVFSSDLFSEYNALGAQESWKPWAKMGCLVQDMETYALYCTAAFLGKKALSVLTHTDSCVSGHGLAQEQRLTALEPMFTVALESAFGQ, from the coding sequence ATGGCAACGCCTCATAACAGTGCGGAAAAAGGACAGATAGCCGCGACCGTATTGCTGCCCGGCGATCCGCTTCGGGCGCAGTATATTGCGGAACACGTGTTCGATACCGCGGAACGGGTTACCGCCGTCAGAAACATGCTCGGCTTTACGGGAACCTGGCACGGTAATCCGGTTACCGTTATGGGATCGGGAATGGGCGGCCCGTCCGCCGGTATTTATTCGTACGAATTGTTCTGTACCTACGGAGTGCAGCGGATCATACGCATCGGTACGGCCGGCGGTCTGCAAAAGGAACTGCAGCCCGGCGACTTGGTTTTGGCGATGACCGCTTCCACCGATTCCAATTTTGCGTATCAGTACCGCCTTCCGGGAACTTATTCGCCGTGCGCCGATTTCGGGTTACTGCAGCGTGCGGCCGCTTCTGCGCGCGCTCACAATTACCGGTTTGCGGCGGGCGGCGTGTTTTCATCTGATCTGTTTTCGGAGTACAACGCGCTGGGCGCGCAGGAATCGTGGAAACCGTGGGCAAAAATGGGCTGTCTGGTACAGGATATGGAAACGTACGCGCTGTATTGCACGGCGGCTTTTTTGGGCAAAAAAGCGCTTTCCGTTCTTACGCACACCGACTCGTGCGTTTCCGGACACGGTTTGGCACAGGAGCAGCGGCTGACGGCGCTCGAACCGATGTTCACCGTCGCGCTGGAAAGCGCGTTCGGCCAATAG
- a CDS encoding aminoacyl-tRNA deacylase, with amino-acid sequence MSAANRIKKTNAMRILEDASIPYEVLLYDDDGEHKLELGAAVRIAETLHLDAAAVFKTIVMRTEAKEICVFCVPARLEVNAKKGRISCGAKEIASVKPDELNALTGYVRGGCSPLGMKRRFRTFIDESAQLFGTVYVSAGVRGVQLALDPQHLAAAANAVFCDLT; translated from the coding sequence ATGAGTGCAGCGAACCGGATAAAGAAAACGAACGCGATGCGGATTCTTGAAGACGCTTCCATACCGTACGAAGTGCTTTTATACGACGACGACGGCGAACACAAATTGGAACTCGGCGCCGCCGTCCGTATCGCCGAAACACTGCATCTCGATGCCGCCGCGGTGTTTAAAACGATCGTGATGCGCACCGAGGCAAAGGAAATCTGCGTATTCTGCGTTCCCGCCCGGCTTGAAGTGAACGCAAAAAAGGGGCGCATCTCGTGCGGGGCAAAGGAAATCGCGTCGGTAAAACCCGACGAGCTGAACGCGCTCACCGGATACGTCCGCGGCGGTTGTTCTCCGCTCGGTATGAAACGCCGTTTCAGAACGTTTATAGACGAATCGGCCCAATTGTTCGGCACCGTATACGTGAGTGCCGGTGTGCGCGGCGTCCAGCTTGCGCTTGATCCTCAGCATTTGGCAGCCGCGGCGAACGCCGTCTTTTGCGATCTTACCTAG
- a CDS encoding tetratricopeptide repeat protein — MINNDEQLEEEKPVIIYQIPETIDTCIPGNGLVLRLNCKFFKDNQTDSVAIVKNDKASEELSEICMIQDALQTFINDNSLLANDEQSADTYFYRVSSFYKQLGDYKREENFLLQIKNQEHPTYKEAIAENGLRKNENSSENLKILYNLNTSSSIKKLTGFYMQQEEMQKAEEAFNHYFSEHDEPSFELYFQYSFFTIQNNEPRKAIRYLKKAFYVSNNSAAAANALSILYLQESLHNKRLIKKALFWLKTACFTDVQYVPSLSFLTSGLIEIDCDFVEKQLAQFLALASSNKSSFYFDAQNNFAFCAYKQNKITDCLERLQPIVQDAADGATVWNNIALCNYRQKDFIRAERNIEKALHKYSFSNTKKEPTLETILSNYMMILNIQGKFTQTKKFFEKWNGEASFLPTENNYRNYFRQYRIALRSTGENETYIKFLKAFFLDSNDSQIKLFACYDIINFFTITDVISHGGNLVVQTLDFMLYTYRKNVNIKNKNAILNNIVFLCLELKEPVPEDIFNTFRSILSQSPFSIATWGLYQFRIMHNLQKGRTCYEKAITEARSLPEVSNSVLNIQLKMNLETAREYLFEGGTENINDARRLLKSVIKKSDLLTAGYRAQAKQLLAEC; from the coding sequence ATGATTAACAACGACGAACAATTGGAAGAAGAAAAACCTGTAATTATCTACCAGATTCCGGAAACCATAGATACCTGCATTCCCGGTAACGGTCTGGTACTCCGCTTAAACTGCAAATTTTTTAAGGACAACCAAACTGATTCCGTTGCAATCGTTAAAAACGACAAAGCATCAGAAGAATTATCGGAAATTTGCATGATTCAAGATGCACTCCAAACTTTTATAAATGATAATTCCTTACTTGCAAATGACGAGCAAAGTGCAGACACGTATTTTTATAGAGTTTCATCTTTTTACAAACAGCTTGGCGATTATAAGCGTGAAGAAAACTTTTTGCTTCAAATAAAAAATCAAGAGCACCCGACTTACAAAGAAGCTATTGCAGAAAACGGACTTCGTAAAAATGAAAACAGTTCTGAAAATCTTAAAATCTTGTATAACTTAAATACATCTTCTTCTATAAAAAAACTTACCGGCTTTTACATGCAGCAAGAAGAAATGCAAAAAGCAGAAGAAGCATTTAATCATTATTTTTCAGAACATGACGAACCTTCTTTTGAGCTTTATTTTCAATACTCTTTTTTTACTATTCAAAATAATGAACCACGCAAAGCAATCCGTTATTTAAAAAAAGCCTTTTATGTCTCAAACAATTCAGCTGCCGCTGCAAATGCGCTTTCCATTTTATACTTACAAGAGTCCCTTCATAATAAACGTCTTATAAAAAAAGCGCTTTTTTGGCTTAAAACGGCATGCTTTACAGACGTTCAGTATGTTCCTTCCCTTTCTTTTTTAACTTCAGGTCTTATAGAAATAGATTGTGATTTTGTAGAAAAGCAGCTTGCTCAATTTTTGGCGCTTGCAAGTTCAAATAAATCATCTTTTTATTTTGATGCTCAAAATAATTTTGCTTTCTGTGCTTATAAACAAAACAAAATAACTGATTGCTTGGAAAGATTACAACCTATCGTACAAGATGCTGCAGATGGCGCAACAGTTTGGAACAATATTGCTTTGTGTAATTATCGCCAAAAGGATTTTATCCGAGCAGAAAGAAACATAGAAAAAGCATTACATAAATATTCATTTTCAAATACGAAAAAGGAACCCACACTTGAAACAATTCTTAGCAATTATATGATGATTTTAAATATTCAAGGAAAGTTTACGCAAACTAAAAAGTTTTTTGAAAAATGGAACGGAGAAGCAAGTTTTCTTCCGACAGAAAATAATTACCGAAACTATTTCAGACAATACAGAATTGCCTTGCGTTCAACAGGAGAGAACGAAACTTACATTAAATTTCTCAAGGCGTTTTTTTTAGATTCAAATGATTCGCAAATAAAACTTTTTGCCTGTTATGATATTATAAATTTTTTTACTATAACAGATGTCATTTCTCATGGAGGTAATTTAGTAGTTCAAACTTTAGATTTTATGCTGTACACCTATAGAAAGAATGTAAACATAAAAAATAAAAATGCAATTTTAAACAACATTGTATTTTTATGTCTGGAGCTGAAAGAGCCTGTTCCTGAAGATATCTTCAATACTTTCAGATCAATACTATCTCAAAGCCCTTTTTCCATTGCGACGTGGGGATTATACCAGTTCCGTATAATGCATAACCTGCAAAAAGGCAGAACCTGCTATGAGAAGGCAATAACTGAAGCCCGCTCTCTCCCGGAAGTTTCAAACTCAGTTCTAAACATCCAACTCAAAATGAATTTAGAAACTGCCCGTGAATATCTGTTTGAAGGCGGAACGGAAAACATAAACGATGCTCGCAGGCTTTTAAAGTCCGTCATCAAAAAATCGGATTTACTGACAGCCGGCTATCGAGCGCAAGCAAAACAGCTTCTTGCAGAATGCTGA